In Chiloscyllium punctatum isolate Juve2018m chromosome 10, sChiPun1.3, whole genome shotgun sequence, a single window of DNA contains:
- the LOC140481778 gene encoding secreted phosphoprotein 24-like, with product MKVFLLTIAAVQILHCSGIPSPKDALRASVIKLNQITETSNLCGITRRRVKDIHRTGKLSYNVDLTFSVKETVCSKNSGLEFDDPSCNFRPRKAAEKGFCKSRIEYYADEIINIDVECQGLKTFDRKSGSFESSENSVEVKTNSKGKEMKKSLKVKNKSTETSLEDSLDVESKSTEMSREDSLNVDSKSTEISFEVSSNEHHDDSRARH from the exons ATGAAAGTCTTCCTCCTCACCATAGCTGCAGTGCAGATTCTCCACTGCTCAG GAATACCGAGCCCTAAGGATGCTCTGAGAGCGTCTGTTATAAAACTGAACCAAATCACCGAGACCAGCAATCTATGTGGAATAACCAGGAGAAGGGTGAAGGAT ATTCATCGCACAGGAAAATTGTCGTACAATGTGGATTTAACATTCTCTGTGAAAGAAACTGTCTGCTCCAAGAATTCTGGACTGGAATTTGATGATCCCAGCTGCAACTTCCGCCCCAGAAAGGCTGCT gagaaaggcttttgcAAAAGTCGCATTGAATATTATGCTGATGAGATTATTAACATTGATGTGGAGTGTCAAGGACTGAAGACATTTGACAGGAAAAGTGGATCATTTGAGTCAAGTGAAAATAGTGTTGAG GTCAAAACTAACTCAAAAGGCAAAGAGATGAAGAAATCATTGAAA GTAAAAAACAAGTCAACAGAAACATCACTTGAGGACTCTCtggat GTGGAAAGCAAGTCTACAGAAATGTCACGAGAGGATTCCCTAAAT GTGGATAGCAAATCAACAGAGATATCATTTGAAGTGTCTTCAAAC GAACACCATGATGATTCAAGAGCCCGACACTAA